In Cupriavidus taiwanensis, the following proteins share a genomic window:
- a CDS encoding TetR/AcrR family transcriptional regulator, with product MPSIRQSAELAAPTPSAPVAKNRRGLETRERVLAVTRGLISAHGYAEVTLDQISAEAGVAKSSLLWHFGSKEMLLAEAATSLFRQIGEALGAEPHQGRTAARRLENSFDRVAGYLTANPEAKGVVLALLFSGSVPASVREEIRRSWDSHVQDLVAALSAPGRPLPASMARLMIATIHGCYCHWYASDRSEPIAAFLAPARELFGDWLRERDRER from the coding sequence ATGCCTTCGATCCGCCAGTCCGCCGAACTCGCCGCTCCCACCCCTTCCGCGCCGGTCGCCAAGAACCGCCGCGGGCTGGAAACCCGCGAACGCGTGCTCGCGGTCACGCGCGGTCTGATCAGCGCGCACGGCTATGCCGAGGTGACGCTCGACCAGATTTCCGCCGAGGCCGGCGTCGCCAAGAGCAGCCTGCTCTGGCATTTCGGCAGCAAGGAGATGCTGCTGGCGGAGGCCGCCACCAGCCTGTTCCGGCAGATCGGCGAAGCGCTGGGCGCCGAACCGCACCAGGGCAGGACCGCGGCACGCCGGCTCGAAAACAGCTTCGACCGGGTCGCCGGCTACCTCACCGCCAATCCCGAAGCCAAGGGCGTGGTGCTGGCGCTGCTTTTCTCAGGCAGCGTGCCGGCCAGCGTGCGCGAGGAAATCCGCCGGAGCTGGGACAGCCACGTGCAAGACCTGGTGGCGGCGCTGTCGGCCCCCGGCCGACCGCTGCCTGCGTCGATGGCGCGCCTGATGATCGCCACCATCCACGGCTGCTACTGCCACTGGTATGCCAGCGACCGCAGCGAACCGATCGCCGCCTTCCTGGCGCCGGCGCGCGAACTGTTCGGCGACTGGCTGCGCGAGCGCGACCGCGAGCGTTGA
- a CDS encoding Ig-like domain-containing alpha-2-macroglobulin family protein — MKGIVARADRGFGSSLRQSHLARASAAVALVAALTSLAGGALAAQVSRFSPEGTVGQVRQVAIRFDEAMVPMGDVQTTAPAAVSCTGASTSGQARWIDARNWVYDFASDLPPGVRCTVRMRAGLRSEAGNAYAGKAEYRFETGGPTVVSSRPSGGEIEEDQVFALRFNGAATAASVREHAWCQAQGLGERIPVRLLSGKEREAVLEAIRWDRLAKPVPDAVHLLACQQRLPAAARVQLVLGAGIATPSGVATREERRFDYTVREPFTASFSCEREHAQSPCTPLRPMSVTFSAPVPRKLAESVVLKTPSGPRAPQFDPDLAPDASVSALTFAAPFAEKAQFTIEVPRKLQDDSGRALANADLFPLKVATASMPPLAKFAAAPFGVVERFGELPRGKSAQDYPPLLPVTLRNVEADLAVRGVQARAGTVMKLRVDDDAAVMQWLGLVRRLHEASYTRGELDAVLAGRSPYRVNNPRNAVSIETRSVSLLERASGVQKLAVPKPSGDAPRPFEVVGIPLPEPGFHVVEIASPMLGEALLGKRAPMYVRTAALVTNLGVHFKLGRSTGNEDDGSRSGVAWVTTLDDSKPVRDAAVAVRDCSGRLLGEGRTDASGVARFARLAAAPESACDQNGLSGYFVSARIAATHPQARGKADMAFVMSDWNRGIESWRFNVPTDTSATPTVRAHTIFDRTLLRAGETVSMKHLIRAETAQGFALPPASRPLPTRVTIRHEGSGQSYELPLQWRQTATGGRSAESTFQVPAAAKLGVYTVVLETQKGEGAHDDGGARSYTSGSFRVEAFRLPVLAGTLQVAGKAGPVVAPAELPVGVEIHYLSGGGAAGLPVRVSALLRDKYVSFPGYDEFSFTPPRAQRESGGDEEMDEDQQGDASADGQQLVADKLPLTLDKNGNGSVTLRKLPKTDAPRDLVLEAGFADPNGEIQTLRQSVPVWPAAVVAGIRTDAWVSVKQKLAVHGVVLDVNGKPVADAPVKINARARITTSARKRVVGGFYRYDNRTETRDLGTVCETRTDAQGRARCEVTLEQAGQIELVANARDKDGRTAQAATTVWVTRQGELWFGGENHDRIDLLPEKKSYAPGDTAVFQVRMPFRHATALVAVEREGIYQTQVVELHGSDPTVRVQVKPEWGPNVYVSVLALRGRLHEVPWYSFFTWGWRQPGEWWRAFRSEGREYAAPTALVDLSKPAFRLGLAEIRVGNAGHRLDVAVTPDKTSYPVRGKARVAIQVRLPDGKPAANGEVALAAVDQALLELMPNTSWDLLDAMLQRRGYGVETSTAQMEIIGRRHYGRKAVPAGGGGGKSPTRELFDTLLVWNPRVQLDAEGRASVEVPLNDSLTSFRIVAVADLGLGRFGTGSATIAATQDLQVISGLPPLVREDDRYRAMFTLRNTTRRAMTVQASARGTLLGNEAGLPAQTVQIPAGEAREIGWDVTAPALLAYARSGTVMWEVQASEQGAGGASDRIKVSQQIVPAVPVTVQQATLAQVAPSLSIPVKAPPGALADPAGKVRGGVQVNFQSSLAGGMPGVREWFRNYPFTCLEQRASKAIGLNDGAAWEALMAQLPSYLDANGLASYFPLNSDSDYGSEVLTAYLLAVTDEAARAGQALRIPDAQRAQMERGLADFVEGRIRRDSWSPAGGTQYLEVRKLAALEALSRTGHAQARMLGSIQILPAQWPTSALLDWTLLLTRVQDIPQREQRLAEAQQLLRSRLTVQGTRLAFSTERNDNWWWMMAGGDVNAARLLALASELPGWKDDAPQLATGLLGRQVHGAWGTTTANAWGMLAVTRFAQAFEKTPVAGTTRASISHAGDAARSFGSVDWARAQRSDGVAQGSVELPWPAGAEGGTLQVEQAGAGQPWATVRAMAAVPVTAPLAAGYRIQRTVTAQEQAVPGKWSRGDVYRVKLEIDAQADMTWVVVSDPVPAGATILGSGLGRDSAIATRGERRQGAAWPAYVERTPQAYREYFGYLPKGKVSVEYTVRLNNAGDFALPPTRVEAMYAPDVFGVAPNARLAVGARP, encoded by the coding sequence ATGAAGGGAATCGTCGCCCGAGCCGATCGGGGTTTTGGCAGTTCGCTACGGCAATCGCACCTGGCGCGGGCATCCGCGGCGGTGGCCCTGGTGGCCGCGCTGACCAGCCTGGCCGGCGGCGCGCTGGCCGCGCAGGTGAGCCGGTTCTCGCCGGAAGGCACGGTGGGGCAGGTGCGCCAGGTTGCGATCCGCTTCGACGAAGCCATGGTGCCGATGGGCGATGTCCAGACCACGGCACCCGCGGCGGTTTCCTGTACCGGCGCCAGCACCAGCGGCCAGGCCCGCTGGATCGACGCCAGAAACTGGGTTTACGACTTCGCCAGCGACCTGCCGCCAGGGGTGCGCTGCACCGTGCGCATGCGCGCCGGCCTGCGCAGCGAGGCCGGCAATGCCTATGCCGGCAAGGCCGAATACCGCTTCGAGACCGGCGGCCCGACCGTGGTCTCGAGCCGGCCTTCCGGCGGCGAGATCGAGGAAGACCAGGTCTTCGCGCTGCGCTTCAACGGCGCCGCCACCGCGGCCTCGGTGCGCGAGCACGCCTGGTGCCAGGCGCAGGGGCTGGGCGAGCGCATTCCGGTGCGGCTGCTGTCCGGCAAGGAGCGCGAGGCCGTGCTCGAGGCCATCCGCTGGGATCGCCTGGCCAAGCCGGTGCCCGATGCGGTGCACCTGCTCGCCTGCCAGCAGCGGTTGCCGGCCGCGGCGCGGGTGCAGCTGGTGCTGGGCGCGGGCATTGCCACGCCGTCGGGCGTTGCCACGCGCGAGGAACGCCGCTTCGACTACACCGTGCGCGAGCCGTTTACCGCCAGCTTCAGCTGCGAGCGCGAACACGCGCAGTCACCTTGCACGCCGCTGCGGCCGATGTCGGTGACGTTCTCCGCGCCGGTGCCGCGCAAGCTGGCCGAGAGCGTGGTGCTGAAGACGCCGTCGGGCCCGCGCGCGCCGCAGTTCGACCCCGACCTGGCCCCCGACGCCAGCGTCAGCGCACTCACCTTTGCCGCGCCGTTCGCCGAGAAGGCGCAGTTCACCATCGAAGTGCCGCGCAAGCTGCAGGACGACAGCGGCCGCGCGCTGGCCAATGCGGACCTGTTCCCGCTCAAGGTGGCCACGGCCTCGATGCCGCCGCTGGCCAAGTTTGCCGCGGCGCCGTTCGGCGTGGTGGAGCGCTTCGGCGAGCTGCCGCGCGGCAAGTCCGCGCAGGACTACCCGCCGCTGCTGCCGGTGACGCTGCGCAATGTCGAAGCCGACCTTGCCGTGCGCGGCGTGCAGGCCCGGGCCGGTACCGTAATGAAGCTGCGCGTCGACGACGACGCCGCCGTGATGCAGTGGCTGGGCCTGGTGCGCCGCCTGCACGAGGCCAGCTATACGCGCGGCGAGCTCGACGCCGTGCTGGCGGGCCGCTCGCCGTACCGCGTCAACAATCCGCGCAACGCGGTGTCGATCGAAACCCGCTCGGTGTCGCTGCTCGAGCGGGCCTCCGGCGTGCAGAAGCTGGCGGTGCCGAAGCCGTCGGGCGATGCACCGCGGCCGTTCGAGGTGGTCGGCATCCCGTTGCCGGAGCCCGGCTTCCATGTGGTCGAGATCGCCTCGCCGATGCTGGGCGAGGCGCTGCTGGGCAAGCGCGCGCCGATGTACGTGCGCACCGCGGCGCTGGTCACCAATCTGGGCGTGCATTTCAAGCTGGGCCGCAGTACCGGCAACGAGGACGACGGCAGCCGCAGCGGGGTGGCCTGGGTCACCACGCTGGATGACAGCAAGCCGGTGCGCGACGCCGCGGTGGCGGTGCGCGACTGCAGCGGGCGCCTGCTGGGCGAAGGCCGTACCGATGCCAGCGGCGTGGCGCGCTTTGCCAGGCTCGCCGCGGCGCCGGAGAGCGCCTGCGACCAGAACGGGCTGTCGGGCTATTTCGTTTCCGCCCGCATCGCCGCGACGCACCCGCAGGCACGCGGCAAGGCCGACATGGCCTTCGTTATGTCGGACTGGAACCGCGGCATCGAGAGCTGGCGCTTCAACGTGCCGACCGATACCAGCGCCACGCCCACCGTGCGCGCCCACACCATCTTCGACCGCACCCTGCTGCGCGCCGGCGAAACCGTGTCGATGAAGCACCTGATCCGCGCCGAGACCGCGCAGGGCTTTGCCTTGCCGCCGGCGAGCCGTCCGCTGCCCACGCGCGTGACCATCCGCCATGAAGGCAGCGGCCAGAGCTACGAACTGCCGCTGCAATGGCGCCAGACCGCGACCGGCGGGCGCAGCGCGGAAAGCACCTTCCAGGTGCCCGCGGCGGCCAAGCTCGGGGTCTATACGGTCGTGCTGGAGACGCAGAAAGGCGAGGGCGCGCACGACGACGGCGGCGCCCGCAGCTACACCAGCGGCAGCTTCCGGGTCGAGGCCTTCCGCCTGCCGGTGCTTGCCGGCACGCTACAGGTAGCGGGCAAGGCCGGCCCGGTGGTGGCGCCGGCCGAACTGCCGGTCGGGGTCGAGATCCACTATCTGTCCGGCGGCGGCGCGGCCGGGCTGCCGGTGCGCGTGTCCGCGCTGCTGCGCGACAAGTACGTGAGCTTCCCCGGCTACGACGAGTTCTCGTTCACGCCGCCGCGCGCGCAGCGCGAGAGCGGCGGCGACGAGGAGATGGACGAAGACCAGCAAGGCGACGCCAGTGCCGACGGTCAGCAGCTGGTCGCCGACAAGCTGCCGCTGACGCTGGACAAGAACGGCAATGGCAGCGTGACGCTGCGCAAGCTGCCCAAGACCGACGCGCCGCGTGACCTGGTGCTCGAGGCCGGCTTTGCCGATCCCAACGGCGAGATCCAGACGCTGCGCCAGAGCGTGCCGGTATGGCCGGCGGCGGTGGTGGCCGGTATCCGCACCGACGCCTGGGTGTCGGTGAAGCAGAAGCTGGCGGTGCATGGCGTGGTGCTGGACGTCAACGGCAAACCGGTGGCGGACGCGCCGGTCAAGATCAACGCGCGCGCCCGCATCACCACCTCGGCGCGCAAGCGCGTGGTGGGCGGCTTCTACCGCTACGACAACCGCACCGAGACGCGCGACCTTGGCACCGTGTGCGAAACCCGCACCGATGCGCAGGGCCGCGCGCGCTGCGAGGTGACGCTGGAGCAGGCCGGCCAGATCGAACTGGTGGCGAACGCGCGCGACAAGGATGGCCGCACCGCGCAGGCCGCCACCACGGTGTGGGTCACGCGCCAGGGCGAGCTCTGGTTCGGCGGCGAGAACCATGACCGCATCGACCTGCTGCCGGAGAAGAAGTCCTACGCGCCGGGCGACACCGCGGTGTTCCAGGTGCGCATGCCGTTCCGCCACGCCACCGCGCTGGTGGCGGTGGAGCGCGAAGGCATCTACCAGACCCAGGTGGTGGAACTGCACGGCAGCGATCCGACCGTGCGCGTGCAGGTGAAGCCGGAGTGGGGGCCCAACGTCTACGTCTCGGTGCTGGCGTTGCGCGGGCGCCTGCACGAAGTGCCGTGGTATTCGTTCTTCACCTGGGGCTGGCGCCAGCCGGGCGAGTGGTGGCGCGCGTTCCGCAGCGAAGGGCGCGAGTATGCGGCGCCGACCGCGCTGGTCGACCTGTCCAAGCCGGCCTTCCGGCTGGGGCTGGCCGAGATCCGCGTCGGCAATGCCGGCCACCGGCTCGACGTCGCGGTGACCCCGGACAAGACCAGCTACCCGGTGCGCGGCAAGGCGCGCGTGGCGATCCAGGTCAGGCTGCCCGACGGCAAGCCCGCCGCCAACGGCGAAGTGGCGCTCGCCGCGGTGGACCAGGCGCTGCTGGAACTGATGCCCAACACCAGCTGGGACCTGCTCGACGCGATGCTGCAGCGGCGCGGCTACGGCGTGGAAACCTCGACCGCGCAGATGGAGATCATCGGGCGCCGCCACTATGGTCGCAAGGCGGTGCCGGCCGGCGGCGGCGGGGGCAAGAGCCCGACGCGCGAGCTGTTCGACACGCTGCTGGTGTGGAACCCGCGCGTGCAGCTCGATGCCGAGGGCCGGGCCAGCGTCGAGGTGCCGCTCAACGATTCGCTCACCAGCTTCCGCATCGTCGCGGTGGCGGACCTGGGCCTGGGCCGCTTCGGCACCGGCAGCGCCACCATCGCCGCCACGCAGGACCTGCAGGTGATCTCCGGCCTGCCGCCGCTGGTGCGCGAGGACGACCGCTACCGCGCCATGTTCACGCTGCGCAATACCACCAGGCGTGCGATGACGGTGCAGGCCAGCGCGCGCGGCACCCTGCTCGGCAATGAAGCCGGCCTGCCCGCGCAGACCGTGCAGATTCCCGCGGGCGAAGCGCGCGAGATCGGCTGGGACGTGACCGCGCCCGCGCTGCTGGCCTACGCGCGCAGCGGCACCGTGATGTGGGAAGTGCAGGCCAGCGAGCAAGGCGCCGGAGGCGCTTCCGACCGCATCAAGGTGTCGCAGCAGATCGTGCCGGCGGTGCCGGTCACGGTGCAGCAGGCCACGCTGGCACAGGTGGCGCCGTCGCTGTCGATCCCGGTCAAGGCGCCGCCGGGCGCGCTGGCCGACCCGGCCGGCAAGGTGCGCGGCGGGGTGCAGGTCAACTTCCAGTCGTCGCTGGCGGGCGGCATGCCGGGCGTGCGCGAGTGGTTCCGCAACTACCCGTTCACCTGCCTGGAGCAGCGCGCCTCGAAAGCCATCGGCCTGAACGACGGCGCCGCCTGGGAGGCGCTGATGGCGCAGCTGCCGTCCTACCTCGATGCCAACGGCCTGGCCTCGTACTTCCCGCTGAACAGCGACAGCGACTACGGCAGCGAAGTGCTGACCGCCTACCTGCTGGCGGTGACCGACGAGGCCGCGCGCGCCGGGCAGGCGCTGCGCATTCCCGACGCGCAGCGCGCGCAGATGGAGCGCGGCCTGGCCGACTTCGTCGAGGGCCGCATCCGCCGCGACAGCTGGTCGCCGGCAGGCGGCACGCAGTACCTGGAGGTGCGCAAGCTGGCCGCGCTCGAGGCGCTGTCGCGCACCGGCCACGCGCAGGCGCGCATGCTCGGATCGATCCAGATCCTGCCGGCGCAATGGCCGACCTCCGCGCTGCTGGACTGGACCCTGCTGCTGACGCGCGTGCAGGACATCCCGCAGCGCGAGCAGCGCCTGGCCGAGGCGCAGCAGCTGCTGCGCTCGCGCCTGACGGTGCAGGGCACGCGCCTGGCGTTCTCCACCGAGCGCAACGACAACTGGTGGTGGATGATGGCCGGCGGCGACGTCAACGCCGCGCGCCTGCTGGCGCTGGCGTCGGAACTGCCGGGCTGGAAGGACGACGCGCCGCAACTGGCCACCGGGCTGCTGGGACGCCAGGTGCATGGCGCCTGGGGCACCACCACCGCCAATGCCTGGGGCATGCTGGCGGTGACGCGCTTTGCGCAGGCGTTCGAGAAGACCCCGGTGGCCGGCACCACGCGCGCCAGCATCAGCCATGCCGGCGACGCCGCGCGCAGTTTCGGCAGTGTCGATTGGGCGCGCGCACAGCGTAGCGACGGCGTGGCGCAGGGCAGCGTCGAGCTGCCGTGGCCGGCTGGTGCCGAGGGCGGCACGCTGCAGGTGGAACAGGCCGGCGCCGGCCAGCCTTGGGCCACGGTGCGCGCCATGGCCGCGGTGCCTGTGACCGCGCCGCTGGCCGCGGGCTACCGCATCCAGCGCACCGTGACGGCGCAGGAGCAGGCGGTGCCGGGCAAGTGGTCGCGCGGCGACGTCTATCGCGTCAAGCTGGAGATCGATGCGCAGGCCGACATGACCTGGGTGGTGGTCAGCGATCCGGTACCCGCCGGCGCCACCATCCTCGGCAGCGGCCTGGGCCGCGACTCGGCCATCGCCACGCGCGGCGAGCGGCGCCAGGGCGCGGCCTGGCCGGCCTATGTCGAACGCACGCCGCAGGCCTACCGCGAGTACTTCGGCTACCTGCCCAAGGGCAAGGTCTCGGTCGAATACACGGTGCGGCTGAACAACGCCGGCGACTTCGCGCTGCCGCCCACGCGGGTCGAAGCGATGTACGCGCCGGACGTGTTCGGCGTGGCGCCCAATGCGCGGCTGGCGGTCGGGGCGCGCCCATGA
- a CDS encoding lysoplasmalogenase, whose product MSWLSAMMPARVREWWLAGAMAGLIYGALLVQVALDLPDGAPLTGHIAMQPAWKTAMAVLLARAAWFHRVPGERRWLVTALLCSALGDFLLALPTLSFSFVGGLGAFLLAHLAYLRLLVPLAGDTRPHRLIACGAMLGVAGTMLGRFWPNLGTLAVPVTLYVGVLAAMVCSALVARLPTPLAALGALCFAASDLMIGIARFLVPFESFQLGIWWTYAAAQVLLVAGLASGRTQP is encoded by the coding sequence ATGAGCTGGCTTTCCGCGATGATGCCGGCGCGCGTGCGCGAGTGGTGGCTCGCGGGCGCAATGGCTGGCCTCATCTACGGCGCGCTGCTGGTGCAGGTGGCGCTGGACCTGCCCGACGGCGCGCCGCTGACCGGGCATATCGCCATGCAGCCGGCATGGAAGACGGCGATGGCGGTGCTGCTGGCGCGCGCCGCGTGGTTCCATCGCGTGCCCGGCGAGCGCCGCTGGCTGGTCACGGCGCTGCTGTGCTCGGCGCTGGGCGATTTCCTGCTGGCGCTGCCGACGCTGTCGTTTTCGTTCGTCGGCGGGCTCGGCGCCTTCCTGCTGGCGCACCTGGCCTACCTGCGCCTGCTGGTGCCGCTGGCGGGCGACACCCGCCCGCACCGGCTGATTGCCTGCGGCGCCATGCTCGGCGTGGCGGGCACCATGCTGGGCCGCTTCTGGCCCAACCTCGGCACGCTCGCCGTGCCGGTGACACTGTACGTGGGCGTGCTGGCCGCGATGGTGTGCAGCGCGCTGGTGGCGCGCCTGCCCACGCCGCTGGCGGCGCTGGGCGCGCTGTGCTTTGCCGCGTCGGACCTGATGATCGGCATCGCGCGCTTCCTGGTGCCGTTCGAATCGTTCCAGCTCGGCATCTGGTGGACCTACGCCGCGGCGCAGGTGCTGCTGGTGGCCGGGCTGGCATCGGGACGCACGCAGCCATGA
- the pbpC gene encoding penicillin-binding protein 1C, whose translation MTRRLALVAMATALAWPAPAAALPTFAQVRADWRSADVVVLDRDGEPVGRVRDDFRARRGDWVALAETSPALRTAIVLSEDRRFYAHSGVDWHGVAAAAWANLWNTRTRGASTLTMQLAGLLDEDLRRPGAPGQGRSLTQKLGQAAGAAVLERSWSKDQILEAYLNLVPFRGELVGLSAMSQVLFGKFPEGLDARESALAVALVRAPNARAAQVASRACGILREMRLPRECDGLEGFAQLALLRTGPVAQRAAAGAPAAGFRQLAPHLSRHLVGETRARLPAGAAMPARIASTLDARLQRAAMASLDRHLRELAGRNVEDGAVVVIDNASGDVLAYVGSSGTLSGAAQVDHAAALRQAGSTLKPFLYEQALEEKRLTAASLLDDRPVNLPVGGGLYVPQNYDHRYAGWVSLRASLAASLNVPAVRTLVMVTPHRFHKRLVALGLPLTEAGDYYGYSLALGSADVSLLALTNAYRALANGGSYAPPRLRQGSPAVPAKAVMQPGASYVIADILSDRHARARTFGLDSPLTTRFWTAVKTGTSKDMRDNWCIGWSQHYTVGVWVGNASGASMRDVSGVSGAAPVWHDVMEVLHRAQPSQAPAMPAGVERVALRFDDGLEPARDEVFLAGTAVRHVSVAAPAARPGAPMIATPADGTVFALDPDMPPAAQRVWFHAQGVAGQSARAVSWRMDGKPLGRGGEVAWLPWPGRHQVELLDAAGKVVDRIGIEVRGASVRAPAPAARR comes from the coding sequence ATGACGCGGCGCCTGGCCCTGGTTGCGATGGCGACGGCGCTGGCCTGGCCGGCGCCGGCCGCGGCCTTGCCCACCTTCGCGCAGGTGCGCGCCGACTGGCGCAGCGCCGACGTGGTGGTGCTGGACCGCGACGGCGAGCCGGTGGGCCGTGTGCGCGACGACTTCCGCGCCCGCCGCGGCGACTGGGTGGCGCTGGCCGAGACCTCGCCCGCGCTGCGCACGGCCATCGTGCTGTCGGAGGACCGGCGCTTCTATGCGCACAGCGGCGTCGACTGGCACGGCGTGGCCGCTGCGGCCTGGGCCAACCTGTGGAACACGCGCACGCGCGGGGCTTCCACGCTGACGATGCAGCTGGCCGGACTGCTCGACGAGGACCTGCGCCGGCCGGGCGCGCCGGGGCAGGGGCGCAGCCTGACGCAGAAGCTCGGGCAGGCCGCCGGTGCCGCGGTGCTGGAACGCAGCTGGAGCAAGGACCAGATCCTCGAGGCTTACCTGAACCTGGTGCCGTTCCGCGGCGAACTGGTGGGCCTGTCGGCGATGTCGCAGGTGCTGTTCGGCAAATTCCCGGAGGGGCTCGATGCGCGCGAATCGGCGCTGGCGGTGGCGCTGGTGCGCGCGCCCAATGCGCGCGCCGCGCAGGTGGCCAGCCGCGCCTGCGGCATCCTGCGCGAGATGCGCCTGCCGCGCGAGTGCGACGGCCTGGAAGGCTTTGCGCAACTGGCGCTGCTGCGCACCGGCCCGGTGGCGCAGCGCGCCGCGGCGGGCGCGCCAGCGGCGGGGTTCCGGCAGCTGGCGCCGCACCTGTCGCGGCACCTGGTCGGCGAGACGCGCGCGCGGCTGCCGGCCGGCGCCGCCATGCCGGCGCGCATCGCGTCGACGCTCGACGCCCGCCTGCAGCGCGCTGCCATGGCCAGCCTGGACCGCCACCTGCGCGAACTGGCCGGACGCAATGTCGAGGACGGCGCGGTGGTGGTGATCGACAACGCCAGCGGCGACGTGCTGGCCTACGTGGGCTCGTCCGGCACGCTGTCCGGCGCCGCGCAGGTGGACCACGCGGCGGCGCTGCGCCAGGCGGGATCGACGCTCAAGCCGTTCCTGTACGAGCAGGCGCTCGAAGAGAAGCGGCTGACCGCGGCCTCGCTGCTCGATGACCGGCCGGTGAACCTGCCGGTCGGCGGCGGGCTCTACGTGCCGCAGAACTACGACCACCGCTATGCCGGCTGGGTCAGCCTGCGCGCGTCGCTGGCCGCATCGCTGAACGTGCCGGCGGTGCGCACGCTGGTGATGGTGACCCCGCACCGCTTCCACAAGCGCCTGGTGGCGCTGGGGCTGCCGCTGACCGAGGCGGGCGACTACTACGGCTACAGCCTGGCGCTGGGCAGTGCGGATGTGTCGCTGCTGGCGCTGACCAATGCCTACCGCGCGCTCGCCAATGGCGGCAGCTACGCGCCGCCCCGGTTGCGGCAAGGGTCGCCGGCCGTGCCGGCAAAGGCCGTGATGCAGCCGGGCGCCAGCTACGTGATCGCCGACATCCTGTCCGACCGCCACGCCCGCGCCCGCACCTTCGGCCTCGACAGCCCGCTCACCACGCGCTTCTGGACCGCGGTCAAGACCGGCACCAGCAAGGACATGCGCGACAACTGGTGCATCGGCTGGTCGCAGCACTACACCGTGGGCGTGTGGGTCGGCAACGCCAGCGGTGCCAGCATGCGCGACGTGTCGGGGGTGTCGGGCGCGGCCCCGGTGTGGCACGACGTGATGGAAGTCCTGCACCGCGCGCAACCAAGCCAGGCGCCGGCCATGCCTGCCGGCGTGGAGCGCGTGGCGCTGCGCTTCGACGACGGGCTGGAGCCCGCGCGCGATGAAGTATTCCTGGCGGGCACCGCGGTCCGGCACGTCAGCGTGGCGGCGCCCGCCGCGCGACCGGGCGCGCCCATGATCGCCACGCCGGCCGACGGCACCGTGTTCGCGCTCGATCCCGACATGCCGCCGGCCGCGCAGCGGGTGTGGTTCCATGCGCAGGGCGTGGCCGGCCAATCGGCGCGCGCGGTCAGCTGGCGCATGGACGGCAAGCCGCTCGGGCGCGGCGGCGAGGTGGCGTGGCTGCCCTGGCCGGGCCGGCACCAGGTGGAGCTGCTCGATGCCGCCGGCAAGGTGGTGGACCGCATCGGCATCGAAGTGCGCGGCGCTTCGGTGCGCGCGCCCGCGCCCGCGGCCCGGCGCTGA
- a CDS encoding delta(1)-pyrroline-2-carboxylate reductase family protein yields the protein MSLVALDAAATAARLPYPELAQAIADMLAELRDGSAMAPPRIALPVGDAQQGAGTLLVMPARNRELVMTKNITVHPGNPQRGLPSILGEVVVADAHTGARIAMLDGPTVTGRRTAAVSLLAAQRFAARPDGELLIVGAGVQALTHLEAFVAGLGVRRLWLHSRTRDKAEALAAHARTLGAEAQVAESVAAVLPRVSMVVTVTSSRSPVLPDLNSGLWRDHHFIAAVGAFRPDMCELPPALCHAAADHGRLLADTLFGIEDEAGDLLQAGIDWAEVQPFESAILQADAIRARTGSPLVFKSVGYALWDLAACVLVSRA from the coding sequence ATGTCCCTCGTTGCCCTCGATGCCGCCGCCACCGCGGCGCGCCTGCCGTATCCCGAACTGGCGCAAGCCATCGCCGACATGCTGGCCGAGCTGCGCGACGGCAGCGCCATGGCGCCGCCGCGCATCGCGCTGCCGGTCGGCGATGCGCAGCAGGGCGCGGGCACGCTGCTGGTGATGCCCGCGCGCAACCGCGAGCTGGTGATGACCAAGAACATCACCGTGCATCCCGGCAACCCGCAGCGCGGCTTGCCCAGCATCCTCGGCGAAGTGGTGGTGGCCGACGCGCATACCGGCGCGCGCATCGCCATGCTCGACGGTCCCACCGTGACGGGGCGGCGCACCGCGGCGGTGTCGCTGCTGGCGGCGCAGCGCTTTGCCGCGCGCCCGGACGGCGAGCTGCTGATCGTCGGCGCGGGGGTGCAGGCGCTGACGCACCTGGAGGCGTTCGTCGCCGGGCTGGGCGTGCGCCGGCTGTGGCTGCATTCGCGCACGCGCGACAAGGCCGAGGCACTGGCCGCGCATGCACGCACGCTGGGGGCGGAAGCGCAGGTGGCCGAATCGGTCGCGGCGGTGTTGCCGCGCGTGTCGATGGTGGTCACGGTGACGTCCAGCCGCAGCCCGGTGCTGCCGGACCTGAACAGCGGGCTCTGGCGCGACCATCACTTCATCGCCGCGGTCGGTGCGTTCCGGCCGGACATGTGCGAGCTGCCGCCGGCACTTTGCCATGCCGCCGCGGACCATGGCCGTTTGCTGGCCGATACCCTGTTCGGCATCGAGGACGAGGCCGGCGACCTGCTGCAGGCCGGCATCGACTGGGCCGAGGTGCAGCCGTTCGAGAGTGCGATCCTCCAGGCCGACGCAATCCGCGCGCGCACCGGCAGCCCGCTGGTGTTCAAGAGCGTGGGCTATGCGCTGTGGGACCTGGCCGCGTGCGTGCTCGTCAGCCGCGCCTGA